In the genome of Pseudomonadota bacterium, one region contains:
- a CDS encoding autotransporter assembly complex family protein, producing the protein MKTASPAARRPARYLRLWSAALSLCLLYLPLAVAQQTLELNISGVDGLLRDNVRAHLGLSQYVRTTPGLPVPLPLPGMAGPPELPAADEIRRLHRRAEKDIMAALQPYGYYEPDIETALEQQGEHWIASYRIVPGPPVLLQSVDITISGAGAEDPGLARVRERTRLRLGKRLQHPYYDDTREQLIQAALEAGYLDARYTKSELRVTPAKHRADAVLHLDTGPRFYFGPVTVEQDILKPGFVSRYVQIKEGAPFDTGKLLDLQLALGDSGYFDQVELEVQRAAAQEQHVPVIVHTKPGAHTRYTLGLGYGTDTGPRVSLGADYPRINRRGHGLKNELRLSPVQQNAVVNYTIPIRNLVSDRLVFSGEWENAEVASTGSTRGYKLGVSQNVSLGKLQRRLYVNYQHDTFDLGTERETVNFLIPGAAISKLKSDNVLFPRRGYSWNADLRGSPGVISSTRYFRTEASMRGVYPLGSKGRLLGRAQLGYTTVVDFDKLPASERFFAGGDQSVRGYGYQKLAPVDSSGEVIGGQYLAVGSVELDYLFVGNFGAALFLDAGNADDTFPPKPKLGAGIGFRWRSPVGMLRVDLAHPFDDPDNKFRLHISIGPDL; encoded by the coding sequence ATGAAGACTGCCAGCCCCGCTGCCCGCAGACCCGCGCGTTACCTCCGACTGTGGTCAGCGGCGCTTTCGCTGTGCCTGCTGTACCTGCCCCTGGCCGTTGCCCAGCAGACGCTGGAGCTGAACATAAGCGGGGTGGATGGCCTGCTGCGCGACAATGTGCGTGCACACCTCGGGCTGTCACAGTATGTCCGTACCACGCCAGGTCTGCCGGTGCCGCTGCCGCTGCCCGGCATGGCGGGCCCGCCGGAATTGCCTGCCGCCGATGAAATCCGCCGTCTGCACCGGCGCGCGGAAAAAGACATCATGGCGGCGCTGCAGCCCTATGGGTATTACGAACCGGACATCGAGACAGCGCTCGAGCAGCAGGGTGAACACTGGATTGCCAGCTACCGCATCGTGCCCGGTCCGCCGGTGCTGCTCCAGTCCGTGGACATCACGATCAGCGGCGCCGGCGCCGAGGATCCGGGCCTTGCCAGGGTGCGTGAGCGCACCCGCCTGCGCCTGGGCAAGCGGCTGCAGCATCCCTACTACGATGACACCCGGGAGCAGCTGATCCAGGCGGCGCTGGAGGCGGGTTACCTGGATGCGCGTTACACCAAGTCCGAGCTGCGTGTGACCCCGGCCAAGCACCGTGCGGACGCCGTGCTGCATCTGGATACCGGGCCGCGCTTCTACTTCGGGCCGGTGACCGTGGAGCAGGATATTCTCAAACCCGGGTTTGTCAGCCGCTATGTGCAGATCAAGGAAGGTGCGCCGTTCGATACCGGAAAATTACTCGATCTGCAGCTGGCGCTCGGTGACAGCGGCTATTTCGACCAAGTCGAACTGGAGGTTCAGCGTGCCGCGGCGCAGGAGCAGCACGTGCCTGTCATTGTGCACACCAAGCCCGGTGCGCACACGCGCTACACGCTGGGCCTGGGTTATGGCACGGATACCGGGCCACGGGTGTCACTGGGTGCCGATTATCCACGTATCAACCGTCGCGGGCATGGTCTGAAAAACGAACTGCGCCTGTCGCCGGTGCAGCAGAACGCCGTTGTCAACTATACCATTCCGATCCGCAACCTCGTCTCTGACCGCCTGGTCTTCTCCGGCGAGTGGGAAAACGCCGAGGTGGCGAGTACCGGCTCGACCCGTGGCTACAAGCTGGGTGTCAGCCAGAATGTCAGTCTGGGTAAATTGCAGCGGCGCCTGTATGTCAATTACCAGCATGATACCTTCGATCTGGGCACCGAGCGGGAAACGGTCAACTTTCTCATTCCCGGCGCGGCCATCTCGAAACTCAAGAGCGACAATGTGCTGTTTCCGCGCCGCGGCTACAGCTGGAACGCCGACCTGCGCGGATCGCCCGGGGTGATCTCCTCCACCCGTTACTTCCGGACCGAGGCCAGCATGCGCGGTGTCTATCCGCTGGGCAGCAAGGGGCGCCTCCTCGGTCGCGCCCAGCTGGGTTACACGACCGTTGTTGATTTTGACAAACTGCCGGCCTCTGAACGTTTCTTCGCCGGCGGCGACCAGAGCGTGCGCGGCTACGGTTACCAGAAACTCGCGCCGGTCGACAGCAGCGGCGAGGTGATCGGCGGCCAGTACCTGGCGGTCGGGAGTGTTGAGCTGGACTACCTGTTCGTCGGCAATTTCGGTGCCGCGCTGTTCCTGGATGCCGGCAACGCCGACGACACCTTTCCGCCCAAGCCGAAGCTGGGCGCCGGCATCGGCTTCCGCTGGCGCAGCCCGGTCGGCATGCTGCGGGTCGACTTGGCGCACCCGTTCGACGATCCCGACAACAAGTTCCGCCTGCATATCAGCATCGGTCCCGACCTGTGA
- a CDS encoding efflux RND transporter periplasmic adaptor subunit: MKPVTELRLLLACTTLLVTAALAAEQPEPGVIVAPVRQVEFADRIEALGTLAANESVALTATVTETVSALRFDDGDRVVPGQVLAEMTSREEHAQLEEARATVNEAERQYRRIKSLEAEGTAAKATLDERQREWETARARLAAIESRLADRLIKAPFAGVVGLRDLSVGALVRPGDLITTLDDDSVMKLEFPVAATLLEALQPGLAVEATSPAYPERRFAGSIKAVDSRVDPITRAVRVRALLPNPDHLLRPGMLMRVELLQHPRSALVIPEEALIPRGEQQFVYVVTPAHTIEYREIRSGGRRPGLVEVLAGLTADEQVVTHGHLRVRDGQTVVITAIDDGSRTLPELLRTLPGSNPE, translated from the coding sequence ATGAAACCCGTCACTGAGCTGCGCCTGCTGCTGGCCTGCACGACCCTGCTGGTAACTGCCGCGCTGGCGGCCGAACAGCCTGAGCCGGGCGTCATCGTCGCGCCCGTGCGCCAGGTCGAATTCGCCGACCGGATCGAGGCGCTCGGGACGCTGGCGGCGAACGAATCGGTGGCACTGACCGCCACGGTGACGGAGACCGTCAGCGCCCTGCGCTTCGACGACGGCGACCGGGTCGTACCAGGCCAGGTACTGGCCGAAATGACCAGCCGCGAGGAACATGCCCAGCTGGAGGAGGCCCGCGCCACCGTCAACGAGGCCGAGCGCCAGTACCGGCGGATCAAGTCGCTGGAGGCCGAGGGCACCGCGGCAAAAGCCACGCTCGACGAGCGCCAGCGCGAATGGGAAACCGCGCGTGCGCGGCTGGCCGCGATCGAATCACGGCTGGCGGACCGCCTGATCAAGGCGCCGTTCGCGGGCGTGGTCGGACTGCGCGATCTCAGCGTTGGAGCGCTGGTGCGGCCCGGTGACCTGATCACCACGCTGGACGACGACAGCGTCATGAAACTCGAATTCCCGGTAGCCGCCACCCTGCTCGAGGCATTGCAGCCCGGACTGGCGGTCGAGGCCACGAGCCCCGCCTATCCCGAACGCCGTTTCGCGGGCAGCATCAAGGCCGTGGACAGCCGCGTCGACCCGATCACCCGCGCCGTCCGCGTGCGCGCCCTGCTGCCCAACCCGGATCATCTGCTCCGCCCCGGCATGCTGATGCGCGTCGAACTGCTGCAGCATCCGCGCAGCGCACTGGTGATACCGGAGGAGGCGCTCATCCCACGCGGCGAGCAGCAGTTCGTCTACGTGGTCACGCCCGCACACACCATCGAATACCGGGAGATACGCAGCGGCGGGCGCCGCCCCGGCCTGGTCGAGGTGCTGGCGGGTCTCACCGCGGACGAGCAGGTGGTTACCCACGGGCACCTGCGGGTGCGCGACGGACAGACGGTGGTGATAACGGCCATAGACGACGGCAGCCGCACCTTGCCCGAGCTGCTGCGTACCCTGCCCGGCAGCAATCCCGAATGA